One genomic segment of Amycolatopsis sp. Hca4 includes these proteins:
- a CDS encoding ABC transporter ATP-binding protein: MGHVSEPIQPSELDDLVVRMAGVGVRRGTNDLLAGLDWSVELDERWVVLGPNGAGKTTLLRLAAAELHPTTGELDLLGERIGRVNIFDLRPRIGFTSAAIAQRVPGDELVKDVVVSAGYAVLGRWREEYDTLDTARATELLDAMGIGHLADRTFGTLSEGERKRALIARSLMTDPEMLLLDEPAAGLDLGGREDLVARLSALALDPDAPALVLVTHHVEEIPPGFTHALLLRDGHAVVSGLVDDVITSENLSKTFDQDLVLERSGDRFFARRR, translated from the coding sequence AGCCGATCCAGCCCAGCGAACTTGACGACCTCGTGGTCCGGATGGCCGGTGTCGGCGTCCGCCGGGGGACCAACGACCTCCTCGCCGGCCTCGACTGGTCCGTGGAACTGGACGAGCGCTGGGTGGTGCTCGGCCCGAACGGCGCGGGCAAGACCACCTTGCTGCGCCTCGCCGCGGCCGAACTGCACCCGACCACCGGCGAGCTCGACCTGCTCGGCGAGCGGATCGGCCGGGTCAACATCTTCGACCTGCGTCCCCGCATCGGCTTCACCTCGGCCGCCATCGCCCAGCGCGTGCCGGGTGACGAGCTGGTCAAGGACGTCGTGGTCAGCGCCGGGTACGCGGTGCTCGGCCGCTGGCGTGAGGAATACGACACCCTCGACACCGCCCGCGCCACCGAGCTGCTCGACGCGATGGGCATCGGGCACCTGGCCGATCGCACCTTCGGCACGCTTTCCGAGGGCGAGCGCAAGCGGGCGCTGATCGCCCGGTCGCTGATGACCGACCCGGAGATGCTGCTGCTCGACGAGCCCGCCGCCGGGCTCGACCTCGGCGGCCGCGAGGACCTGGTCGCGCGGCTCTCGGCACTGGCCCTCGACCCGGACGCCCCGGCGCTCGTGCTGGTCACCCACCACGTCGAGGAGATCCCGCCCGGGTTCACCCACGCGCTGCTCCTGCGTGACGGCCACGCGGTCGTGTCCGGCCTGGTCGACGACGTCATCACCAGCGAAAACCTCTCGAAGACGTTCGACCAGGACCTCGTGCTGGAGCGCTCCGGGGATCGCTTCTTCGCCCGCCGTCGCTAA